The genomic window ATGAAACCCTTGTAATTAGTATGTTTCTGTGAATGTGGAAAAAATACTTGAATGGAGGCGAATGGACAGTGTAATGTAACTGTCGTTTTCCGACCTCGATAGTTCCTTACGATGGTTTATGATAACTTGAAACTACTGTGTAAGGCCATAAACCCCACCTTTGACTTGTGAGCACCCTCCCGCGGACAGTCCCGCCGTCCACTGCCCATGCGCGTCCGCCATGACCCATCTCTTGCGCTGATCTCTGATGACCTCAGGGGGCACGTGACAGATCTCGACGTACGTGAACTGCTTCACGAAGTCATCAAGAGCCATCCTTGTGAGAAAGGGGTGGTACTAAGTTGGAGGGTTTGATAACTAATTCACGATATAAAATTACAAAACTAGCTTAgatttcagcaccacggacagagATTCAAATGTCTCATTCTCAGGCACCATGTACTCTTTATTTAACGCGTAAAAAGATGTGAATACTGATCATCATGATATGTTGTATAAAAACAGAACCTTTTGGAGGCTTGCCTATATCTTAAGCTACTGCAAAGCAATTACATCAAAACCTTACCGAGTTTGATAATATTTCATTCAGGTGTTACAATATAGTCCGACATTACCAAACTAGCTTAAACTTTCTACTGACAGACGAAGTAGTTTTCGCGCTATGAGGTGGTTTATGCGACACTTACCAAACTTCCCCTGAACTGTCAAACGTCAGGCCCATCATCTCCCGCTGTTCGTTGGATATGCTCTTCCATTCTATGGATCTGGAGAacagaaaaaataaaacaatttatAGGGTCGTCAAAACATGTGTTGACTGATGTCATGAATACTTGTCACAGAGCATTGCCATGTTTATACAGCATTACCATACATTACCATCTTCACCACTAAATTCGTTCTTGCCGAATATTCGAATAACGTTTGTACAGATCTGAATCCTTACTCTTCACTCCAGGGCCCTTTCCAATCGACGTTCTCTCCGTGCGGACTGCGCAGTCGCAGTAAGGGAATCTCTCTGTCGTCACCCCTTGGTGTCCTGACTCTGACCTGTAGGGCGCATGTCATGACGTCACTTTGGACTTAACAACTTTTCGACAAGAAGTGGTGTTCTTcgcaaacaacaaaaaatattgaCAAGGTCTTGGCGACGCTTGCATTTGTTAGAAGCACTTTACAAACTAAAGCGGACACTATTGACAACCATACTGCACAAATGTTGTGAAATATCTCATTGCACCGCAAACACAGATTAAGGATTCAACCACATAATTTTCTGATCATTTTGTTTTCCTCTGGTTTATATTCACATACATTGGACAACATAGTTCATACCTTGGCCAGTGCAGATATAGCGTAGGCCTGCTCAGCATACAGGCCGCTGGCCGTCAGTTTTCGTTGGGGTGGCTTTTCTGGAGACTGAACAAATGAAAAACAGGAGGTCGCGTCAGTTGAAGGGAACCAACGGATTAAACAGAAGTTGGATCAAagatttcagcaccaaggacagagactcAAATGTCCCATTCCCAGGCGCCATGTACtctttacaaaaatacaaattaatTTATTAGGTTGCCAAAGCATTTTCGACTCACTACAATACATTTGTTGAATTGTTACTTTTCATTTCGTAGAGTACTAGTCATCAGTTTTCCCGTGATGTTTCTTGCCTCTAATTTTATCAATGAACACGCAAATTTGTCTCTGCCCCTGCGTTATTTTagcatgaaatatatcataattACATAATATTAGGATTCGTGTTTGTATCAGCCTACAAAACACAAATGAAGCTCACCAAAATGTAACAACTCAGCAGAGAATAACGTTCGAACGCTTTCTGAATGAGACTGAAGAAATGGCCAGGAAGTTTTTCCTTGAGATGATAGACCTCGGAGATTCCCCCTGTCCAGTCTTCAACGGCGTCTGTTGTTGACAAGTCTCTCAACGCCGCATAGCTGCCAAGAAGCCTAGAAACGAGAAACATGTTAATAACATTACATTCCCATGCTCTTTATCTATTGTCTGTTAATTcaccctacatgtactttgtcatGTAATCAAACTTTGTCAGTCTGAGTATATATCATCAAAATCTAGACCCTTAAAAACTCGACGCATTTCGACATGATGACAGTATTCAAGAGAGTGATGGACATTTCTTGTCGGTGACAAAAGTGCTGTTTCCGTCCAAATTCTCGTACAACGTACTTTGCGTATGCCTTTTCCAGTAGCGACGCCCAGAAATGCCGCTTGGACACTGAGTGTGCGAACACGAGCTTTCCGTCTATGGTGGGAAGTCGGTCGTCCACGGCTACTTCTGTCCACctggaaaaaaaggaatttttctttttatgtttAAGGATTTCTTCGTGATTACTAATGAGAACTTTTTATGTTGTCCAGACTCCAGGAGTACATGTGCTttcttactactctccaagtagaggttaggctctggcttgtttttaacgttttttAGGAGTTTTTAtcgagctttctattttgtcatcttttgttTTAATCTACCAGATGAAAACGCCTAAAAGTCGTCCAAACCAAGCCGAAGCttaacctctgtttggagagcaCTTTCTTACCCTTTTGACACTGTGATGCTTTATTTTTCTTGCGATGTGAATCACACATCTACTTACCCATCAGGTCCCCACAGTCGGAAACTGAAGAGACCGCAGTAGCCCTCAGAGAACCCCTGCAGTTCCGGCTGGACCGCATGGCGGAACAACTTGGTGTTCTGACATATAGACGACATGCTGGCGACTATCCGCGCGCTTCCTGTCAGGATGGCGATGAAATACAGATTTCACATTTAATATTTCATACACTATTGAATAGAGTCCTTAACCTCCAGATGGCATCAAACCATGCCAGTTTTCCATTGTCCTTTTCATAATTCAAAAagtgatgaagattagacatccagtttTAACATTACGTTAcacaaatgaagactcattttCAGTCACTGATAAAAGATCGTGGGTGCTACCCAAAACTTCTGACTCTTAACAGaattccagttgcttgatttattttgcattgcGTAGTtgaattttccactgctttcaaagaagaagttaaaccccgcattagtatcGTAGATATAGAAACCTATCGTAGACTAGCAACGTAGTTTAATCTTCGTCatatgtatcacatgtatgcttTATGTTTCACTTAATGTTCGTACACCGTCAATAATTGTTGTAAACTCGCAATTAGCCTacaggcatgaatttgcaataaacttatcatcaaGGATGTTCCTGTCAGGTTTATTGTAAGGTAGTTGTCATCCCTAATATGTCTTAATTGTGATTGGTTCTTCATTAAATAAGAAACAAGTAACTGCATACATATGCCTGACATCACTGTGCAAACTCGTGGTGACTTTTACGAGCACTATTCCATTGGGTGTCGGCGCAATGACCTAGGGCGTGAGTGAGGATCCTAACTTATTTCATCGAGTGTTTCCGAGAATACCGTGGGACCCACAGACTGAACTTCTCACCTAGTTCTCCTGGCTCGACGTCAAACGGATCCGTACAGCTGCCCAGCTGTGGGCTGGTCGTCAGTTCCTACAGGGGAATAAAGGGGTCTTTATAATATACCTTAAATCATTTAATTTACCAAATCAGAACAAACATACATAAGTTACATACAAGCGGCACCGAAAAAGTGAcgttcttggcgaaggtaataattctGTGGAATTAGATGTCCAAGGGAAGGGCCACTTTATTACATCAAATGTGCTTTTAGACTTGGACGATAACCCCGCAATCTCTCTTCACTATAGCCCAAGCCAAGGAAGTGAAAGTTTTAACGGTTGTTTTGCCTGAACAACTGCCTTAATGCTCCTTGTAGACGCATTTCCGGGTCAAGGCTCGGTAAGGTAATCTTGGTATTTCACCTGAATGCCGCTGAGCCCTGTTCTAGTCTACAACAAACTTTGTCAAGTCTTTTTTGGTTCAATGGAGTAACTTTGTACCACCGCATCCAGGTCAACatatcatactacatgtactaccgaTGTTAACGGAGTGGTAATTCAGTTGAAATGGTTGACATAATTGACGCAGGCGACTGCAGTGTGAATGTCGGCCCCACCCATACCTGCCCGGCCCTTGGACAAGCAGACACAGTCAGAGCTCCGTGTTCTGTATCCAGGGCGGGTTTGTCGGACAAGGTTTCCGCTTTGTGGGACAAGACGATTATGTGTGAACAAACGTGGTGTAAACATAGGGGCACGTCAGCGTATAAACGATCTTGAACAATTGGCTGGCACTGGGCCGTAACACGGGGTAACGAAAACACGGCTACCGAAATGGCGTACCCAGTAAGGCACATAACCGGGGAATCTAGATATGAGGTTGGGTATCATCGCCAACATGAATTCTATTGCTGTTGCTGGTAAACTTTCATGACAATTGTTTTGGGTTTTACCTGCGAAATGAACAAACGCCCATGTGATGCATACGATGACCTTTTACGGGTTAAGTATTCCCAATGGAATCTAACTGAGCGAATAAAGACCGGCATCTAGCGCCTTTACGTAACGTTACCTTGGGTCGCCTCCAGAAGACCTGTCTGTCGGCAAGTCTCGGGTCCCCGCGGGGTGATATGGAGCGATCCGACGCCGGGAACTCGTCATCTTTGAACAGCACACCGTCCCTGAAGCACCTCTCCCTCAGCGCCTCCACGTTTACACCCACCTGTTGTCTTCTGGCGGCCATTTCAGTCTCAACTATCCCCCCACTTGAACCTACCGTTGTGGAATGTTTCTAAAACACCGGCGGGAAAACCACTAGCCTTAAGAATACTCTGAGAGTGAAGACATGGCTGCGAGCGGCCCTCTCTGTCCCGAAGAATGACGAGAAATATTTAGCCGGTGTTGTTGGTGAAAGCTTCCACCGGGGCGTGACACACGGGTATTAATGACAAGGTGGGCAGGTCCAGTTTCATCCCGCCACTCAGCCGGAATGGCGAATGAATGGAGTCATTGCCACGGGACCCAATAATCATGGAGGTGTACATTAGCTAATTGTGCGCCCGCTTAGTAGTTGGCGCGTCATACAGGTAATGACAAGAGTTATATAGAAGCCCGCCACATCTACGTCTTGTAAGTATAAAGGCTTAAGAAATAATCCACACACAAAGGTGCTTGCGTTTCCAAGAGGGCTACTCTTGTCTGAGGGTCCACCCCTTGACAAAACACCGCGCTTGTGCCAATTTAAGAAAATAAACGATGAATAAATCCCGCAGCACACTCTCTTATATCTGACATTTTCAATCAGGCCCTCGCTTTAATGAGATGGATTGTTAAGTAAACGCGAAGCTGATAACCCTAAAGGGTGTGCTGAGGAATTTCAGGACGGCCGCTCGGGAGGCAAGCGGCGCTGTGTACACCAAAACAAAACTGTGTAACATGAGTAAAGAAACGATAGCCTCTTGAGGGCAACTCTCACAACCCGTCCCACAGAGGATCAGGCACCATTGTACAGATAATCCCCTCCCGAAGCCTCGTAGTTTACATAACCTGATCACGACTCAGATCTAGAGTTCTTTGGAACCTCTATTCCATCAGAATTCATAGTATCTGATACATACGTCACTGTGATGACGTGCCCATACTTACCGCGCGATTACATTCGTCGTAGATTATCGTACCATTTCGATCACATAGAATCTTTTAAGCAGGCGGCGACAGAATCAACCAAGAATCTATTAAGACAACATTACAAGACCGCTGGATTTTGAACTATTCAAGAATTCCCTCAGTCTGTTATCATACGACAATCGCCCTTACCTCCTCAAAATCAGAGTCATTAGTTTACATCTTCCCTTGAGGGCGCAGTAGTGACTTCTGGTGTGTACTCACCAGGATATAGAACACCCGTGGATAGGCCTAAGCCAATCGCCATGCAAATGTTGGGAGAGGCACAGTTGTTGCGTTTCTGTCTCTAAGGAGGCAGTTAGGAAAACGCAATTATTGtgcctccaaacatctgcttggagatgggcCAAAGCCGCCTAACTCACAGGAAGGTTTGTAAGCCCTGCATCATCGCACATTTCTTAGTATCATCTTAGTTACGCCAAAATCAtgcagctactcaagcaactggataatgattttgaaaacggtcagacgtttcaagtagtaTCTACTACTTTTTGCCAGTGACACGAAGTAGTGGATGCTCCTTGAAACGCCTGACCGTTTCCCAaaacatatccagttgtttgagtatcTGCGATTTggcgtattttattacctggatgtctaaccttcatcgacgtgtaCGGGGGCACCCATAATCGTGAGGAGAGTGTATGGGAGCCCCAGTAAAcaaactaggatgacactcaggctagtctaCAGGCACCAGCAGGATTTCTTTGACAAAGTGATTGAAACATGGCTCCCAGTCGTACCTCCAGACACCTTTTCCTTTATTGAATCATCATAATAATATCATCACCATTGTTCCAATGTATCATGTAAATGCCACCACTTTGGATATACAATGTCTCCAGCATAGCTCTGTGCACCatacatgaaattgaaaaaaaatgcgaGTAACCTATAGACTCAGTAATGCTTCCACCTGTCCATGTTACAATGGGCGTGTACTGCTGTTTCATAAAATGCTTTCATTGGCATACACAACTGTTCATGTAGATCTCTTCTGACTCCCCACATTTGCTATTGTTCCGAATCCTTATTCATGTATTCTATGGCAGCTGGGCCCAGTTAAAGTGGGTTTTTGTGGTTTACTAAGAGACTGAAAGATAAAAGTTGATTCTCCCAAACTGAGGTAGAGAGTTCACAAGCAgaattgatctccaagcagatctttcagTGGCAGACTCATCATATAGGCAAAGACAGTGTTCAGAGACACCAGTGGTCTATGTagcaaagatctgcttggatattagcaTTGGTAGCACTGCACATGGCCCCTTGCTTTCGTGTCCCATACTTTAAAATCTGAGCTTCAGTAGTGCTGACTACTCTTGTTGTCTCAAAGTTAGACAGGTCTACAACTGCAAGTGATGTCAAAGCAAAGAGCAAGTAAATGCAACTTTTGTATACATGGTTTCAAAAGGTACACATACTGCATCTTAACAGTGTAACTGCCTTCAgtaatttgtcaattttgttccCTTTAGTTTTCGTTGCTTTGGAATCTGTTATGTGGTTTAAAATCCAGCTAAAAAGCTACAGATAGGCAACATGAAGATTATAACATTCTTCTTTTGTTCAGCTGACAAGTTTAGAAAACGTATTGTTGGAACCACAGAAGCACAGCGTATGTCCTGCCATTCTTTGTTATACCTCAGCTACAGCCGTACAAAAGTGAATAGAatctgtagaaaaaaagtgtacAAAGTCCCATTTTAAAAATTTCCTAGTGGAAAAGTAGAAAGAAACTATCGCAAAACATTGTCATGGTTTCAGGATACAGTTGGAAGCACAAATCTTACTGCATTGTACTGTGAAGATCCTCCTATACAGATCCTACTACAAAGATCCTACTATTAAGATCCTCCTATCTCAATTCTTAAAAATCTCCATCAATACCATTTCCATCGCAGAATTATAATTACCATAAATCACCATGGTTACTTGATATTCATCAAATTCTTATTCACCATAGATATTCAAAATCATTACATCATTGAAATAATTCAAATCTTATATACACATTCACTTCGGAATATGACACCTGACAAAAATTGCACAGCAAGAATTAAAAAACTGCAAACCCCTTTGCCTGAAAAGAgtcattatcaaatcaacataacaTCAAGTAAATCTTgaccaaaatttacattcatcAGCAGCTGTCCGGAATGCAAAGAAGTTTAAGGACTAAAAACCTCGGTTAAATATACATAATTGCAGTAATAACACACCAATGCATTGCTACTAATATATACCAAAATGGTCTCTGATTACAAACAGTAATTTATGACTATTCCTGATATTCCTGACAACTGCTATCAGCATATTCTGTTCCCCATAACCTGACTTCGACTCATTTGCACTTGGTTTAACTTCTGACTTCTACGTTTAGCAAAAATTCTGAGTTCAAGAATGTCATTTAGATTAAACACAGAAAATACAAAAGTTGAAAATATACCTATGAAAATGAATGAG from Branchiostoma lanceolatum isolate klBraLanc5 chromosome 4, klBraLanc5.hap2, whole genome shotgun sequence includes these protein-coding regions:
- the LOC136433688 gene encoding calpain-9-like — protein: MAARRQQVGVNVEALRERCFRDGVLFKDDEFPASDRSISPRGDPRLADRQVFWRRPKELTTSPQLGSCTDPFDVEPGELGSARIVASMSSICQNTKLFRHAVQPELQGFSEGYCGLFSFRLWGPDGWTEVAVDDRLPTIDGKLVFAHSVSKRHFWASLLEKAYAKLLGSYAALRDLSTTDAVEDWTGGISEVYHLKEKLPGHFFSLIQKAFERYSLLSCYILSPEKPPQRKLTASGLYAEQAYAISALAKVRVRTPRGDDREIPLLRLRSPHGENVDWKGPWSEESIEWKSISNEQREMMGLTFDSSGEVWMALDDFVKQFTYVEICHVPPEVIRDQRKRWVMADAHGQWTAGLSAGGCSQVKDTFWINPQFRLHLVENDKDANPGEEPGCSCVISLHQRQRRGKPLRTIGFAVYNPKGARLPLGPDFFSSHASVARSAEYGSLRQVARRVRLPAAEYIVVPSTYDPHEDGLFTLRVCSGSNVVLRDVLDKPREMTVQVQIPLDPETLRGQEEVFRQYFHNVSGEAMEVTPYQLVELLNIVGNKDMNQRHFTLKACRNIVALRDADHRGTMSYEEFRSMLLDTLLWKHIFNKYDRARSDTFPAMYLGMALQDIGFLPDSTTLTCLYLMFADEHHNLSFESFVLCACRLKSSLATYRRHQEPLEDSAKMDLRQLLHLCLYA